From the Lysobacter sp. FW306-1B-D06B genome, one window contains:
- a CDS encoding NAD-glutamate dehydrogenase domain-containing protein yields MSTKRNAAAKPAAKAEPAKRASSKSTSTKAIAKNGTKDDSVSLAPIVEAMRKHLPKARHAEAEAFINAFYKRMSSDELPQHDAQGWAELAADFLDFARARKPGSALVRLFNPTMKGEGWESTHTVVQIANDDMPFLVDSVTMALAEQGIGVHVLGHPVVLFQRDKTGKILAVGEGQPESLMHLEIDRQPAEAMPKIAKAIEAVLADVRASVRDWPQMQVKMREVAEELAQRNLPVSEAGKREAQEFLRWASDNHFTFLGYREYEVVEKGGAEVLSAVKSSGMGLLRGKDVGKPRLLTSLAAHYMPQSGSVDALILTKTNSRATVHRPGYMDYIGVLSFDAKGKPVREERFLGLYTSSAYNRRPWDIPLVRQRHNYVMQQSGLKPDSHSGKALRHILESLPRDEMFQSSEEELLRTATGILGLQERVRSKLFLRRDRYGRFFSVLVYIPRDRFNTDVRLRIESMLKRELHGEHVDSSVTLGGESPLAQVHLIVRPKSGETIETDSAKIEAELSKLVRNWQDDLRERLVARHGEQRGLTLTNTYGRALPAGYIEEVSADVAADDVEHLAALSGPDDLRLSLYRAHNGDGGLRFKFYRQNDDIPLSDALPMMENMGLRVISEHPYRLQANGQTVFIQDFEVETNDPNLDVSNLDENFEQAFAQIWRGNAENDGFNRLILTANLSWRQVAMLRGYCKYLLQVGVPFSQSYVEETVNRYPLLARLLVELFEAKFDPVTGNESKAEIKAGMEQFRAQLQALAHGDEATLATLEPAIEARAGKRDVQVEATRNALKGLFDRVASLDEDRILRSFIGVIDATLRTSYYIQYKDGLRADGGPADYISFKFDSSKVPDLPKPRPYREIFVYGPRVEGVHLRFGPVARGGLRWSDRREDFRTEVLGLVKAQMVKNTVIVPVGSKGGFFAKQLPDPTVDRDAWFNEGVACYKRFINGLLDITDNLVNGKVVPPSNVVRHDNDDPYLVVAADKGTATFSDIANGIARAHGFWLDDAFASGGSVGYDHKGMGITARGAWESVKRHFRAMGRDSQKADFTVVGVGDMSGDVFGNGMLLSKHIRLLAAFDHRHIFLDPNPDAAKTFKERERMFKLPRSSWDDYDKSLISKGGGVFPRSAKSIMLSPEIKTALGIDASITALSPAELLSAILKAPVDLLWNGGIGTYVKATSETNADVGDRANNALRVNGRDLRCKVVGEGGNLGMTQLGRIEAAQHGVLLNTDFIDNSAGVDTSDHEVNIKILLNGEVQKKKLTLPERNKLLAQMTDEVGQLVLTDNYRQNQAISLMERMSVHRLGSKQHFIRTLESQGLLDRQIEFLPSDAEIAERKSRGQGLTRPELAVLLSYSKIVLFQQLLDSNVPEDPYLSKELVRYFPQPLQAKYAKAMEGHRLKREIIATAVTNSMVNRMGATFTLRMTEDTGRTPAEVAEAYTIAREAVDARDLWAQIDALDGKVPESVQVDALQVIWHLLRSMSRWLLSRPGKMPEITHAMARYSDGLNAVRAALPGVLSGVRRDAYDARVAEWKGKGVPAQLAEQLAALPLLEFGCDVVEISLARKLSPLEVAKAYFSLGAALSLPWLYEQVEQLPVDGRWQALARGALRDELATQARSLVSQILAEGGKKPAEQKVEAWLKRDDSSLRFTLAMFADLHSQKALDYPTLSVAVRRLAQVASAA; encoded by the coding sequence ATGAGCACCAAACGTAACGCTGCTGCCAAACCTGCCGCCAAGGCCGAGCCGGCCAAACGCGCGTCGTCAAAGAGCACCTCCACCAAGGCCATTGCGAAGAACGGCACCAAGGACGACAGCGTGTCGCTTGCGCCGATCGTCGAGGCGATGCGCAAGCACCTGCCCAAGGCGCGCCACGCCGAGGCCGAAGCGTTCATCAACGCCTTCTACAAGCGCATGAGCAGCGACGAGCTGCCGCAGCACGACGCGCAGGGCTGGGCCGAGCTGGCCGCCGATTTCCTCGACTTCGCCCGCGCACGCAAGCCCGGTTCGGCGCTCGTGCGCCTGTTCAACCCGACGATGAAGGGCGAAGGCTGGGAGTCCACCCACACCGTCGTGCAGATCGCCAACGACGACATGCCGTTCCTGGTCGACTCGGTGACGATGGCGCTGGCCGAGCAGGGCATCGGCGTGCACGTGCTGGGCCACCCGGTGGTGCTGTTCCAGCGCGACAAGACGGGCAAGATCCTCGCCGTCGGCGAAGGCCAGCCCGAATCGCTGATGCATCTGGAAATCGACCGCCAGCCGGCCGAGGCGATGCCGAAGATCGCCAAGGCGATCGAAGCGGTGCTGGCCGACGTGCGTGCATCCGTGCGCGACTGGCCGCAGATGCAGGTCAAGATGCGCGAGGTCGCCGAAGAACTGGCGCAGCGCAACCTGCCCGTGAGCGAGGCCGGCAAGCGCGAGGCGCAGGAGTTCCTGCGCTGGGCGTCCGACAACCACTTCACGTTCCTGGGCTATCGCGAGTACGAAGTCGTCGAAAAGGGCGGCGCGGAAGTGCTCAGCGCGGTGAAGTCCTCGGGCATGGGCCTGCTGCGTGGTAAGGACGTGGGCAAGCCGCGCCTGCTGACCTCGCTGGCGGCGCATTACATGCCGCAGTCCGGTTCGGTCGATGCGCTGATCCTGACCAAGACCAACTCGCGCGCGACCGTGCACCGTCCGGGCTACATGGACTACATCGGCGTGCTCAGCTTCGACGCCAAGGGCAAGCCGGTGCGCGAGGAGCGCTTCCTCGGCCTGTACACCTCCAGCGCGTACAACCGTCGCCCGTGGGACATCCCGCTGGTGCGCCAGCGTCACAACTACGTGATGCAGCAGTCCGGCCTGAAGCCCGACAGCCACAGCGGCAAGGCGCTGCGCCACATCCTGGAATCGCTGCCACGCGACGAGATGTTCCAGTCCAGCGAAGAGGAACTGCTGCGCACCGCGACCGGCATCCTCGGCCTGCAGGAGCGCGTGCGCAGCAAGCTGTTCCTGCGCCGCGACCGTTACGGCCGCTTCTTCTCGGTGCTGGTCTACATCCCGCGCGACCGCTTCAACACCGACGTTCGCCTGCGCATCGAGTCCATGCTCAAGCGCGAGCTGCACGGCGAGCACGTGGATTCCTCCGTCACGCTGGGCGGCGAATCGCCGCTGGCGCAGGTGCACCTGATCGTACGTCCGAAGTCCGGCGAGACGATCGAGACCGACAGCGCGAAGATCGAAGCCGAGCTGTCCAAGCTGGTGCGCAACTGGCAGGACGACCTGCGTGAGAGGCTGGTCGCCCGCCACGGCGAGCAGCGCGGCCTCACGCTCACCAACACCTACGGTCGCGCACTGCCGGCGGGCTACATCGAAGAAGTCAGCGCCGACGTAGCCGCCGACGACGTCGAGCACCTGGCCGCGCTGAGCGGTCCGGACGACCTGCGCCTGAGCCTCTACCGCGCGCACAACGGCGACGGCGGCCTGCGCTTCAAGTTCTATCGCCAGAACGACGACATCCCGCTGTCGGACGCGCTGCCGATGATGGAGAACATGGGCCTGCGGGTGATCTCCGAGCACCCGTACCGTCTGCAGGCGAACGGCCAGACCGTGTTCATCCAGGACTTCGAGGTCGAGACCAACGATCCGAACCTGGACGTGTCCAACCTCGACGAGAACTTCGAGCAGGCCTTCGCGCAGATCTGGCGCGGCAATGCCGAGAACGACGGCTTCAACCGCCTGATCCTCACCGCCAACCTGTCGTGGCGCCAGGTCGCGATGCTGCGCGGCTACTGCAAGTACCTGCTGCAGGTCGGCGTGCCGTTCTCGCAGAGCTACGTGGAAGAAACGGTCAACCGTTATCCGCTGCTGGCGCGCCTGCTGGTGGAGCTGTTCGAAGCCAAGTTCGATCCGGTCACCGGCAACGAGTCCAAGGCCGAGATCAAGGCCGGCATGGAGCAGTTCCGCGCCCAGCTGCAGGCGCTCGCACACGGCGACGAAGCCACGCTCGCCACGCTGGAGCCGGCGATCGAAGCCCGCGCCGGCAAGCGCGACGTGCAGGTCGAAGCCACGCGCAATGCGCTCAAGGGTCTGTTCGACCGCGTCGCCAGCCTGGACGAAGACCGCATCCTGCGCAGCTTCATCGGCGTGATCGATGCGACGCTGCGCACCAGCTACTACATCCAGTACAAGGACGGCCTGCGCGCCGACGGCGGCCCGGCCGACTACATCAGCTTCAAGTTCGATTCGTCGAAGGTTCCGGACCTGCCGAAGCCGCGTCCGTATCGCGAGATCTTCGTCTACGGTCCGCGCGTGGAAGGCGTGCACCTGCGCTTCGGCCCGGTCGCACGCGGTGGCCTGCGCTGGTCCGACCGTCGCGAAGATTTCCGCACCGAAGTGCTGGGCCTGGTGAAGGCGCAGATGGTCAAGAACACCGTCATCGTGCCGGTCGGTTCGAAGGGCGGCTTCTTCGCCAAGCAGCTGCCGGATCCCACCGTCGACCGCGACGCGTGGTTCAACGAAGGCGTGGCCTGCTACAAGCGCTTCATCAACGGCCTGCTCGACATCACCGACAACCTGGTGAACGGCAAGGTCGTGCCGCCGTCGAACGTGGTGCGCCACGACAACGACGACCCGTACCTCGTCGTCGCCGCCGACAAGGGCACTGCCACTTTTTCCGACATCGCCAACGGCATCGCGCGCGCGCACGGCTTCTGGCTGGACGACGCTTTCGCCTCGGGCGGTTCAGTGGGCTACGACCACAAGGGCATGGGCATCACCGCGCGCGGCGCGTGGGAGTCGGTCAAGCGCCACTTCCGCGCCATGGGCCGCGACAGCCAGAAGGCGGACTTCACCGTCGTCGGCGTGGGCGACATGTCCGGCGACGTGTTCGGCAACGGCATGCTGCTGAGCAAGCACATCCGCCTGCTGGCCGCGTTCGACCACCGCCACATCTTCCTGGATCCGAACCCGGATGCCGCGAAGACGTTCAAGGAACGCGAGCGCATGTTCAAGCTGCCGCGTTCGAGCTGGGACGACTACGACAAGTCGCTCATCAGCAAGGGCGGCGGCGTGTTCCCGCGCTCGGCCAAGTCGATCATGCTGTCGCCGGAAATCAAGACGGCGCTCGGCATCGACGCGTCGATCACCGCGCTCAGCCCGGCGGAACTGCTCAGCGCGATCCTCAAGGCGCCGGTCGACCTGCTGTGGAACGGCGGCATCGGTACCTACGTGAAGGCGACGAGCGAGACCAACGCCGACGTCGGCGACCGCGCCAACAACGCGCTGCGCGTCAACGGTCGCGACCTGCGCTGCAAGGTGGTGGGCGAGGGCGGCAACCTGGGCATGACCCAGCTGGGCCGCATCGAGGCTGCGCAGCACGGCGTGCTGCTCAACACCGACTTCATCGACAACTCCGCCGGCGTGGACACCTCCGACCATGAGGTGAACATCAAGATCCTGCTCAACGGCGAAGTGCAGAAGAAGAAGCTGACGCTGCCCGAGCGCAACAAGCTGCTCGCGCAGATGACCGACGAAGTCGGCCAGCTGGTGCTCACCGACAATTACCGCCAGAACCAGGCCATCAGCCTGATGGAGCGGATGAGCGTGCATCGCTTGGGTTCCAAGCAGCACTTCATCCGCACGCTGGAATCGCAGGGCCTGCTGGATCGCCAGATCGAGTTCCTGCCGTCCGACGCCGAGATCGCCGAGCGCAAGTCGCGTGGCCAGGGCCTGACGCGTCCGGAGCTGGCGGTGCTGCTGTCGTACAGCAAGATCGTGCTGTTCCAGCAGTTGCTGGATTCCAACGTGCCGGAAGACCCGTACCTGTCGAAGGAACTGGTGCGCTACTTCCCGCAGCCGCTGCAGGCCAAGTACGCCAAGGCGATGGAAGGCCACCGCCTGAAGCGCGAGATCATCGCCACGGCGGTGACCAACTCGATGGTCAACCGCATGGGCGCGACCTTCACCCTGCGCATGACCGAGGACACCGGTCGCACGCCGGCCGAAGTCGCCGAGGCCTACACCATCGCCCGCGAGGCGGTGGATGCGCGCGACCTGTGGGCGCAGATCGATGCGCTCGACGGAAAGGTGCCGGAGTCGGTGCAGGTCGATGCGCTGCAGGTCATCTGGCACCTGCTGCGCTCCATGTCGCGTTGGCTGCTGTCGCGTCCGGGCAAGATGCCGGAGATCACGCATGCGATGGCGCGTTACAGCGACGGCCTCAACGCCGTTCGCGCCGCGCTGCCGGGCGTGCTCTCGGGCGTGCGTCGCGATGCATACGACGCGCGCGTGGCCGAGTGGAAGGGCAAGGGCGTGCCGGCGCAGTTGGCCGAACAGCTCGCCGCGCTGCCGCTGCTGGAGTTCGGCTGCGATGTCGTGGAGATCTCGCTGGCCCGCAAGCTCTCGCCGCTGGAAGTGGCCAAGGCCTACTTCTCGCTCGGCGCGGCGCTGAGCCTGCCGTGGCTGTACGAGCAGGTGGAGCAGTTGCCGGTCGACGGTCGCTGGCAGGCACTGGCCCGCGGTGCACTGCGCGACGAGCTGGCCACGCAGGCGCGCTCGCTGGTCTCGCAGATCCTCGCCGAAGGCGGCAAGAAGCCGGCGGAGCAGAAGGTCGAAGCCTGGCTCAAGCGCGACGATTCCTCGCTGCGCTTCACGCTGGCGATGTTCGCCGACCTGCACAGCCAGAAGGCGCTGGACTACCCGACGCTGTCGGTGGCGGTGCGTCGCCTGGCGCAGGTTGCGTCGGCGGCGTAA
- a CDS encoding NAD kinase translates to MTSTPRIAFLASNAEEAQRALHSLTARHGQHAPEDADILVPLGGDGFMLATLHRYGGLGKPVYGMKLGTVGFLMNHHDGEGLHARLHAAEPAVLRPLEMVAQTESGATVGSLAYNEVSLLRQTRQAAHLRIDLNGETRLDELICDGVLLATPAGSTAYNFSAHGPILPLGANVVALTPIAAFRPRRWRGAVLKADTEVRFRVLDPYKRPVSATADSHEVRDVVEVTIRESHDRTVTLLFDPEHNLEERMLAEQFIAG, encoded by the coding sequence ATGACATCGACGCCCCGCATCGCTTTCCTCGCCAGCAACGCCGAAGAGGCGCAGCGCGCATTGCATTCGCTCACCGCGCGCCATGGCCAGCACGCACCCGAAGACGCCGACATCCTCGTACCGCTGGGCGGCGACGGCTTCATGCTCGCCACGCTGCACCGTTACGGCGGCCTGGGCAAACCGGTGTACGGCATGAAGCTGGGCACCGTCGGTTTCCTGATGAACCACCACGACGGCGAGGGCCTGCACGCGCGCCTGCATGCGGCCGAACCGGCCGTGCTGCGCCCGCTGGAGATGGTCGCGCAGACCGAGTCCGGTGCCACCGTCGGCTCACTGGCCTACAACGAAGTCTCGCTGCTGCGACAGACCCGCCAGGCCGCGCACCTGCGCATCGACCTCAACGGCGAGACGCGTCTGGACGAGCTGATCTGCGACGGCGTGCTGTTGGCCACGCCGGCCGGCAGCACCGCCTACAACTTCTCCGCGCACGGGCCGATCCTGCCGCTGGGCGCGAACGTGGTCGCGCTGACGCCGATCGCCGCATTCCGCCCGCGTCGCTGGCGCGGCGCCGTGCTCAAGGCCGACACCGAAGTGCGCTTCCGCGTGCTCGATCCATACAAGCGCCCCGTCAGCGCCACCGCCGACTCGCACGAAGTGCGCGACGTGGTCGAAGTGACCATCCGCGAATCGCACGACCGCACGGTCACGTTGCTGTTCGATCCGGAGCACAACCTGGAAGAGCGGATGCTGGCGGAGCAGTTCATCGCTGGGTGA
- a CDS encoding DUF1254 domain-containing protein, which yields MSARPIQNAVLLGALLLPAFLLPGCRRDAPDPAPASGTAVTATPEEARKIARDAYVYGYPMVEMYRIIHAYSIDKANPLYRGPFNTLLSFDRVFTPDDTAIVTPNADTPYTLANLDLRREPVVLSVPQMDPKRYFVFQLIDLYTFNFDYIGSRATGSGGGHFLIAGPDWEGQPPPGIDKVIRSETQLVMIGGRTQLFGADDMANVRRIQAGYQLRTLSAFTATTTPQPPPKIQWIAPLSPQETRTSPEFFNQLAFLLQFAPVHPSEQHLRDGFARIGVVPGGTIDIAALAPAVRQALADGMADGQKQIDSRRAAATGRADQMFGTREALNNDYIARATAAQVGIGGNSRAEAIYRRYEMDSNDELLDGSRNRYVLRFAKGQLPPVNAFWSVTAYTLPQQLLVRNPKERYLIGSTMLQDLKTDADGGITIHLQKDSPGPALESNWLPVPDGPFMLVLRSYWPQKAMLEYEWSAPKVERVRGGAGAQG from the coding sequence ATGTCCGCCAGGCCGATCCAGAACGCGGTGCTCCTGGGTGCGCTGCTGCTCCCCGCGTTCCTGCTGCCGGGTTGCCGGCGCGATGCGCCCGATCCCGCGCCCGCATCGGGCACCGCCGTCACCGCCACGCCGGAGGAAGCGCGCAAGATCGCGCGCGATGCCTACGTCTACGGGTATCCGATGGTCGAGATGTACCGGATCATCCACGCCTACAGCATCGACAAGGCGAACCCGCTGTATCGCGGGCCGTTCAACACGCTGCTGAGCTTCGATCGCGTGTTCACGCCGGACGACACCGCCATCGTCACGCCCAACGCCGACACGCCCTACACGCTGGCCAACCTGGACCTGCGCCGCGAACCGGTGGTGTTGAGCGTTCCGCAGATGGACCCGAAGCGCTACTTCGTGTTCCAGCTCATCGACCTGTACACGTTCAACTTCGATTACATCGGCAGTCGCGCCACGGGCAGCGGCGGCGGCCACTTCCTGATCGCCGGCCCGGACTGGGAGGGCCAGCCGCCGCCGGGCATCGACAAGGTGATCCGCTCCGAGACGCAGCTGGTGATGATCGGCGGGCGCACGCAGTTGTTCGGCGCGGACGACATGGCGAACGTGCGCAGAATCCAGGCCGGTTACCAGTTGCGGACGCTGTCGGCCTTCACCGCGACGACGACGCCGCAACCGCCGCCGAAGATCCAGTGGATCGCGCCGTTGTCGCCGCAGGAGACGCGGACCTCGCCGGAGTTCTTCAACCAACTCGCCTTCCTGCTGCAGTTCGCGCCGGTGCATCCGTCCGAGCAGCATCTGCGCGATGGCTTCGCGCGGATCGGTGTCGTGCCGGGCGGCACGATCGATATTGCGGCGCTGGCGCCCGCCGTGCGTCAGGCGCTGGCCGACGGCATGGCCGACGGGCAGAAACAGATCGACTCGCGCCGCGCCGCGGCGACGGGCCGCGCCGACCAGATGTTCGGCACGCGCGAGGCGTTGAACAACGACTACATCGCCCGCGCCACCGCCGCGCAGGTGGGCATCGGCGGCAACTCGCGCGCCGAGGCGATCTACCGCCGGTACGAGATGGACAGCAACGATGAGCTCCTCGACGGCAGCCGCAACCGTTACGTGCTGCGTTTCGCCAAGGGCCAGCTGCCGCCGGTGAACGCGTTCTGGTCAGTCACCGCGTACACGCTGCCGCAGCAGTTGCTGGTGCGCAATCCGAAGGAGCGCTACCTCATCGGCTCGACGATGCTGCAAGACCTGAAGACCGACGCCGACGGCGGCATCACGATCCACCTGCAGAAGGACTCGCCGGGGCCCGCGCTGGAATCCAACTGGCTGCCCGTCCCGGACGGCCCCTTCATGCTGGTGCTGCGCAGCTATTGGCCGCAAAAGGCGATGCTGGAGTACGAGTGGTCGGCGCCGAAGGTGGAGCGGGTGCGGGGTGGAGCGGGTGCGCAAGGGTGA
- a CDS encoding 5'-nucleotidase — protein MPDRDADPLIVAISSRTLFDMEESHALFEREGIDSYAQFQRAHEDDLLAPGIAFPLVRKLLALNEGAPPDAPRVEVILISRNSADSGLRIFNSIAHHGLAIKRAAFSNGAPPYPYIRPFGADLFLSANAEDVRSALAAGVAAATLLPAKAPQKRHDQLRIAFDGDAVIFDDEGERVSREGGLAAFTEHERSHAGQALSGGPFRGFLDALHRLQQAFPTGQGSPIRTALVTARSIPAHERVIRTLRQWDIRLDEALFLGGRAKGPFLDAFGADIFFDDSEHNILSARDHVAAGHVPHGIANR, from the coding sequence ATGCCCGACCGTGATGCCGATCCGTTGATCGTCGCGATTTCCTCGCGAACCCTGTTCGACATGGAAGAAAGCCACGCGCTGTTCGAGCGCGAGGGCATCGATTCCTACGCGCAATTCCAGCGTGCCCACGAGGACGACCTGCTCGCGCCCGGCATCGCCTTCCCGCTGGTGCGCAAGCTGCTTGCGCTCAACGAGGGCGCGCCGCCGGACGCGCCGCGCGTGGAGGTCATCCTGATCTCGCGCAACTCCGCCGACAGCGGCCTGCGCATCTTCAATTCGATCGCCCACCACGGGCTGGCGATCAAGCGTGCGGCCTTCAGCAACGGCGCACCGCCGTATCCGTACATCCGTCCGTTCGGCGCCGACCTGTTCCTCTCGGCCAACGCCGAGGACGTGCGCAGCGCGCTGGCCGCCGGCGTCGCCGCGGCGACGTTGTTGCCGGCGAAGGCACCACAAAAGCGCCACGACCAGCTGCGCATCGCCTTCGACGGCGACGCGGTGATCTTCGACGACGAAGGCGAGCGCGTCTCGCGCGAAGGCGGCCTGGCGGCCTTCACCGAACACGAGCGCAGCCACGCCGGGCAGGCGCTGTCGGGCGGGCCGTTCCGCGGTTTCCTCGACGCGCTGCACCGCTTGCAGCAGGCCTTCCCGACCGGGCAGGGCTCGCCGATCCGCACCGCGCTGGTCACCGCGCGCTCGATCCCCGCGCACGAACGCGTGATCCGCACGCTGCGCCAGTGGGACATCCGCCTGGACGAGGCGCTGTTCCTCGGTGGCCGCGCGAAGGGGCCGTTCCTGGACGCCTTCGGCGCGGACATCTTCTTCGACGATTCCGAGCACAACATCCTGTCGGCGCGCGACCACGTCGCCGCCGGGCACGTGCCGCACGGGATCGCCAACCGCTAG
- a CDS encoding CHRD domain-containing protein, protein MIRTALLGVAVLLSAAAFPASDARAENRQIRAVLEGSEEVPALSTDGRGSFRARIAPGGGAIHYELAYADLEGTVTQAHIHIGQKGVNGGIAAFLCTNLGNGPVGTQACPATPGRITGVIVASDVIGPNGQGVAAGELDEVVRALREGYAYANVHSTLYPGGEIRSQLGDD, encoded by the coding sequence ATGATCCGCACCGCACTGCTCGGAGTGGCCGTGCTCTTGTCGGCGGCCGCATTCCCCGCGTCCGATGCCCGCGCCGAAAACCGTCAGATCCGCGCCGTCCTGGAAGGCAGCGAAGAAGTCCCGGCCCTGTCCACCGACGGCCGCGGCAGCTTCCGCGCCCGCATCGCACCCGGCGGCGGCGCGATCCACTACGAGCTGGCCTACGCCGACCTGGAAGGCACCGTCACCCAGGCGCACATCCACATCGGCCAGAAGGGCGTGAACGGCGGCATCGCCGCGTTCCTGTGCACCAACCTCGGCAACGGCCCGGTCGGCACGCAGGCCTGCCCCGCGACACCGGGGCGCATCACCGGCGTGATCGTCGCCTCCGATGTCATCGGTCCGAACGGCCAGGGCGTGGCCGCCGGCGAACTGGACGAAGTGGTACGCGCGCTACGCGAAGGCTATGCCTACGCCAACGTGCACAGCACGCTCTATCCGGGCGGCGAGATCCGCAGCCAGCTCGGCGACGACTAG
- a CDS encoding DUF2939 domain-containing protein has translation MKKWIALVVVVLLALAGWIAAGPFLTINSIREAVAQEDTAALSRHVDFDAVRSSLRAQVEDTLARNAGAGMQDNPLGAFALGLANRAAGGIVDMLATPAGIGAVLQGRGLLHRISGGGVDPNDGLAHTPPPDPLRDARYRFESPSRFTATVHNADGDPVVFVLTRDGLRWKLTDIRLPLQALIGP, from the coding sequence ATGAAGAAGTGGATCGCCCTGGTCGTCGTCGTGCTGCTGGCCCTGGCGGGTTGGATCGCGGCCGGTCCTTTCCTCACGATCAATTCGATCCGCGAGGCGGTCGCGCAGGAAGACACGGCGGCGCTGTCGCGGCATGTGGATTTCGACGCCGTGCGCAGCAGCCTGCGCGCGCAGGTGGAAGACACGCTGGCGCGCAATGCGGGCGCCGGGATGCAGGACAACCCGCTGGGCGCGTTCGCGCTGGGCCTGGCGAACCGCGCCGCCGGTGGCATCGTCGACATGCTCGCCACGCCCGCCGGCATCGGCGCGGTGCTGCAGGGACGGGGGCTGCTCCATCGCATCAGCGGCGGCGGTGTCGATCCCAACGACGGCCTCGCGCACACCCCGCCTCCCGATCCGCTGCGCGATGCCCGCTATCGCTTTGAATCGCCCTCGCGTTTCACCGCCACGGTGCACAACGCCGACGGCGACCCGGTGGTGTTCGTGCTGACGCGCGACGGCTTGCGCTGGAAGCTGACCGACATCCGCCTGCCGCTGCAGGCCCTGATCGGGCCGTGA
- a CDS encoding MFS transporter translates to MSPADFRRYALFYLGYYGALGAYTPYIGRWVAANGHGGYVVGAMLALWYGGRIVAPPTWARMSARSATPGHWLVAGCALALLGFAAFAGFDHGVMLFVAMAWFGVFFNAVMPQFEAMTLSALGARNHDYGRIRMWGSIGFLVVAGTYGWLLDRLGNDAFVWLTLPWLALTVAAAWLHREDRPVPQPAAETTVRGELWRRPGVRHLLVTALLMQLGFGPFYVFYTLHLQAHGHDGFAVGVLWAIGVSCEIAMFWLAPRLVQRYGAHRLMTACLLATIARWTTVALFGGSFAWMALAQSGHALSFAAFHAGCMRRMAELFPQRRDMAAAQGLLYGFSGGIGGVAGAGVAAVMWQLGAGRWAFLAGAAIACVALAAHVLPARERREAAVGDA, encoded by the coding sequence TTGTCCCCCGCCGATTTCCGCCGCTACGCGCTGTTCTATCTGGGCTACTACGGCGCGTTGGGCGCCTACACGCCCTACATCGGCCGCTGGGTCGCGGCCAACGGCCACGGCGGCTACGTGGTCGGCGCGATGCTGGCGCTGTGGTACGGCGGGCGCATCGTCGCGCCGCCGACCTGGGCGCGCATGAGCGCGCGCAGCGCCACGCCGGGCCATTGGCTGGTCGCCGGCTGCGCGCTCGCGCTGCTGGGCTTCGCGGCGTTCGCCGGCTTCGACCATGGCGTGATGCTGTTCGTGGCGATGGCGTGGTTCGGCGTGTTCTTCAACGCGGTGATGCCGCAGTTCGAGGCGATGACGCTCTCCGCGCTGGGCGCGCGCAACCACGACTACGGCCGCATCCGCATGTGGGGCTCGATCGGCTTCCTCGTGGTCGCCGGCACCTACGGCTGGCTGCTCGATCGCCTGGGCAACGACGCCTTCGTCTGGCTCACCCTGCCCTGGCTGGCGCTCACGGTCGCGGCGGCCTGGCTGCACCGGGAAGATCGCCCGGTCCCGCAACCGGCCGCGGAAACCACCGTGCGCGGCGAACTGTGGCGCCGCCCCGGCGTGCGCCACCTGCTGGTGACGGCGCTGCTGATGCAGCTGGGCTTCGGGCCGTTCTACGTGTTCTACACCCTGCACCTGCAGGCCCACGGCCACGACGGCTTCGCGGTCGGCGTGCTGTGGGCGATCGGCGTGAGTTGCGAGATCGCGATGTTCTGGCTTGCCCCGCGTCTGGTGCAGCGCTACGGCGCGCACCGGCTGATGACCGCCTGCCTGCTGGCGACCATCGCGCGCTGGACGACCGTGGCGCTGTTCGGCGGCTCGTTCGCGTGGATGGCGCTTGCACAGAGCGGCCATGCGCTGAGCTTCGCCGCCTTCCACGCCGGCTGCATGCGGCGCATGGCCGAGCTGTTCCCACAGCGTCGCGACATGGCCGCCGCGCAGGGGTTGCTGTACGGCTTCAGCGGCGGCATCGGCGGCGTGGCCGGTGCGGGCGTGGCGGCGGTCATGTGGCAACTGGGCGCGGGGCGTTGGGCGTTCCTCGCCGGTGCGGCCATCGCCTGCGTCGCGCTTGCGGCCCATGTGCTGCCGGCACGCGAGCGGCGCGAGGCCGCGGTCGGCGACGCCTGA